GGTCCGTGCCGCGGGCCCGAAGGTGACGATGAGCCAGGTTGTGAAATCGCGCCTGCTCGGGAGCACAATGATGACCCACGGATCGAGCGCGACTTCTTTCGGTTCCCACAGGCCGGGGAATACGTTTTTCTCCGCCCAGTCGCCGAGACCTTCGAGTTCTTCGCGCGCTTTCTTGAATTCCGCGGGGTCGAACGCGCTGCGATAGATCAGCCGGCGCTTCTCATCGACAAACTCGACGTACTCGAAGCCGTCGTCCGGGTGATCGAAAACCTTGCGCGCCAGTTCAAGATTCGCGTCGCGCCGGGCTTCGAGCACGACCGCCCAGTTTTCGACTAGTTTCTTGTAGTTCGCATTTTCGCGCACGCCCGCGAGGTCCGGGTCGCGCGTCAGCTTGCGGTAGTCATCAAAGCCGTTCTCCACCGCGCGCACAAGGAGCACACCCGCTTCGTCCGCTTTTCCTGTCGCGGCGCACACGCACGCGAGGTTATAGAGAGGAACAAAGTTCCGGGGTTGCAGTTCGATCTGCCGGCGCAGCAACGGTTCGGCCACTGCAAAATCCCGCTTGGCGAGCGCGGCATCGGCGCTCGCTTCTACCTGCTCGGCTGTTTGTGGCTCCGCGGAAAGACAGTTCACCACGGAGAACACAGAGAGCACAGAGAAAACAAGAAAGAGAGAGGCAAGACGCAATGGACGCGCGAGCGAAGATCGCGGAGGAGTGCGGCGAACTCGACAGCTCGCGCGGGATGCCCGCAACTCTCGCTCTCCTTTCGGGCGATCGTGCGTTGCCGCGGCATCCGAATGGACCACCGCTCCTCTTCCGCCTTTCAGCCCGACAGGGCTGAAAGATTCGAGCCGAGGGTGGAGCGAGTCCTTGAGCGACACCCTCGGTGCACGGACGCAGAACCCTCGCACGCTGGAGGCGTGCGACATCGGGCGCTCGAAACGATCGGCCAAGCAAGTCGTTTGAACGACTCTCCCAGAGAGCGGGTCTTTGAGACCGGCGATCGCGTTGCGAAGTCTCGTTCTCACGGCCGCCATCCCGCGAAGAGCTTCTTGAGCGCCTCCGGATACGCCTCGCACTCGGCCGCGAACACGCGCGACGCGAGCGAATCCGGGGTGTCGCCCGGAAGCACCGGCACTTCTCGCTGCAGGACAATCGGCCCGGTGTCATAGCGTGAATCGCACAGATGCACCGTGCAGCCCGAAACCTTGTCCCCGGCCTTGAGCACCGCCTCGTGCACATGATGGCCGTACAGGCCCGCACCGCCATGTCGGGGGAGCAGCGCCGGATGAATGTTGACCACACGCCCGTCGAACGCGGGAGGAATATCAACAAGTTTCAGATAACCGGCGAGCACGACCCAGTCGATTCGATGCTCGTCCAGCACGGATTCGAGTTTTTCGCGGGCAATGCGGCCGGGAATCACAAGCGTCGTCAATCCCGCCTCGCGCGACTTGGCGGCGCCGGTACATTCCGACGAAGCCATGACGAGTGCAATCTCGGCGGCCAGTTCCCGCTTTTCAATCCGCGCCAGCAGATTGAGCAGCGTCCGCCCCCCGCCCGAAATCATGACGGCGAGCCGGGGCGATCTGATCGAGTCGGTCGGCATTCTCTATTCCGCCCGTCGAGCCCACGCAGACCTATCGCGAAAACCGATCAGAGCGCCGCTTTCACGGCCGCGTCGCGGTCCTTCACGATGGTGAGCAGCGTGTTGAGGCGCGTCAGCTTGAAGACTTGCATGAGCTCTTCGCTCATGTTAAAGAACACAACCTTGCCGCCTTTGCCCTTGATCGTTTTGTTCAGCGTGATCAAGGCGCCCAAGCCGGCCGACGCAATCAGCGTGACCATGCTGAGATCGACCGCGAGGTGATTGTGGCACTGCGATGCGGCGTTGGTCAGTTCGGCGAGAACGACCTGGCACTCATGCTCCGTGATCTTCTCGCGTTCGAGGCGCGAAACCATCACATTGCCGACGAGGTTGTTGGAGACGAAAGAACTCTGGGACATGGGCCCGAAGTGTACCCGAACGGAGGCCGCGCCATCCGGCCGGTGTTTCATGCGGTCGGAGGCTGGCGGAACGGGATCGGTTTGCCGTTCTGATCGACGCTGACCATGACGAGTGTTGCTGCCGTCACCGGAACCAGTTTTCCGTCCTTTTCGCGCTCCGCCTCGACCTCCACAAGCACTGTCGCGGAGGTCGTGCCCAAACGGGTGGTTGTCCCGTAAAAGTTCACCACCTCGCCCACGTGCACCGGCGCTTTGAATTCCACGCGGTCAATCGCCGCGGTCACCCACCTGTGCCGCCCGTGATGACACGCCTCGACGAACCCCGCCTGGTCGATGTACGAAAGAATCACGCCCCCGAAAATCGTGCCGTAATGATTCGTATCGCGCGGCATCGTGGTGACTCGAAGAGCCAGGCGGCGCGGTGAAGTCTGTGTCATGCCCGACCGTAGCCCGATCACCGGGGCAGTTGGGTCGCAACCCCTACGATCGTTGAACGAAAGGACTCTCTATGAGCGACGCCGGAAACGGAAACTCAGGATGCTGCGGCGGGAAAGGCGGAGGCACCGCTTCCGGCGGCGGTTGCGGCTGCCAGACCGGCTCGCAGAAACTCGTCATCCCGGCAGGAACGGCGAAGGAAATCGCGGCGCTCCCGACGAGCGAAATGCTCTCGCGCTATCGGCGCGGCGTCGGCAATTACGACCCGCGCGTCTTCTCCCTCAGCGCCGAACAACTCGACATGGCCTTCCTGCCCGATGCGAATGTCGGCCGCTGGTCGGTGCGGATGCTGCTCGGCCACATGGCCGACGCCGAGATCGTGTTTGTGCATCGCATGCGCCGCGCGATCGCGGAAGATCGGCCGCTGCTCGCGGTCTGGGAGGAGAACGCGTTTATTGATAGCGGGCTCTACGCCATCCCGCGCGAGGTTCAGCAAGGAGACCCCGCAAGCCTGATCGGCGGATTCGTCGCCGTCCTCCACACGATGCGGATGTGGAGCTTTCAGTGGCTGTCGGGCCTCAAGCCCGAACAGTTCGACCGGATCGCGATGCACCCCGAGCGGGGCGAGCAGCGCGTGCGGGACATTCTGTCCTACGCGATCTGGCACGTCGAACACCACGCGCGCTTCCTGCAACTCAAGTGCGATCGGATGCTGGGTCCCGTCGAAGAACCTGCCGCGGCAGGCGCAGCCGCGGCGAGCGGAGGATGCTGCGGAGGCGGAGCGCATCAGCACGGCTGATCGAACTCATCCATGGACCGCCTCTTCGACCAACGCCGCTACCTGATTCCTTATCGCTCATCGCTCCTGCCGCAGATCTTCACCGACACGCTGGTGATTGGCGCGGGCGTCGCGGGTCTCCGTGCCGCGGTCGCCGCGGCGGAACACGGCGACGTGATCGTGCTGAGCAAGGGCGATCTCAGGGGCACAAACACGGCGTGGGCACAAGGCGGCATCGCCACGGTGCTGACAAAGGGCGACACGGTCGAGTCGCACGTGCAGGACACGCTCGCCGCCGGCGCAGGACTCTGCGAAGAGGGCGCGGTGCGCGAAATCGTCGAGAGCGGGCCGGAGCGCCTCCGCGAGTTGATGACATGGGGCATGCGCCTCGACAAAAACTCCGAGGGCGAACTCGCGGTCGGGCGCGAAGGCGGTCACAGCGCGAGCAGAATCGTTCACACCGACGGCGATGCCACCGGCCGCGAGTTGCAACGATGCCTGAGCGAAAAAGTCCGTAAGACCTCCGGCGTGCGCGTCTTCGAGAATTGCTTCGCGCTCGATCTGATCACGCCCGGCGATGAACCCGGCGCGCCCGTCATGGGCGCGATCACGCACCACCCCAAGCACGGCCTGCAGATGATCTGGGCGAAAGCGACGATCCTCGCCAGCGGCGGCGCGGGTGTGCTATTCCGCGAAACGACGAATCCGCCCCTCGCGACGGCGGACGGAATTGCGATGGCGTACCGCGCGGGCGCCACCGTGCGCGACATGGCGTTCGTGCAGTTCCACCCCACCACGCTCTACCTTCCGGGCGCGGCGCGCTGGCTCATCACCGAAGCGGTGCGAGGCGAGGGCGCGCACCTGCTCGACAGCAGCGAACACCGGTTCATGGTCGATGTGCATCCGCTCGCCGAACTCGCGCCGCGCGATGTCGTGAGCCGCGCGATCGTCCGCCAGATCGCCAAGCAGGCATCCGGCGCGGGGGGCAGTCATGTGTGGCTCGATTGCCGCCACGTGCGCGGTTTCGCCGATCGTTTCCCTGGGATGACGGCCCTGCTCCGCCGGTTCGATCTCGATCCTTCAGAAGATTTGATTCCCGTGCACCCCGCGGCACACTACATGGTCGGTGGCGTTCGGACGGATCTTTCCGGCCGCACCGACGTACCGGGTCTGTACGCCGCGGGCGAGGCGGCATCGATGGGATTGCACGGAGCGAATCGACTCGCCAGCAACTCGCTGCTCGAAGGGCTCGTCATGGGCGAGATCGCGGGGCGCGTGTGCTCCGAAATGAAGACCAACGGTCACTCGAACAACAAGCCCGCCGGCTGGAGCGCGCGGCCCGCGCCGATCCCGATCGTGAGCGACATACGACCCAGCGAGCACGGCGAGCTCGACCTCGATGATGTGCGCAGCAGCCTGCGCAGCGCGATGTGGAAGAATGTGGGCATCGAGCGATCCGGCGGAAAGCTCAGCGATGTGTGCGACATGATGGACTTCTGGGCGCGCTACACGCTCGACAAAATCTTCGATGACACGGCGGGCTGGGAAGTCCAGAACATGCTGCTCGTCGGTTCGCTCGTGGCGCGCTCGGCGCTCTGGCGCGAAGAATCGCGCGGGTGCCACGCCCGCTCGGATTTCTCAAAGCCCGAAGCCGCCTTCGAGGCGCACGATTGCTTCCGGCGCGGGCAGCAGCAGGTGCAGGTGCAGCCGCTTTCGGGCGCGCCGGAGCGCCGAGGAGCGCTCGTGTGAGCCGGATCTGCGTGATGATCGTGGTGATCGCGATCGCGGCGGGCTGCGAAACCAAAGTCGTGCGCTACAACCCGCCGCTCGCGAGCCTGCCGGGCGCGCAGACGGGGGTGGCGCCGGTGTACGACTCGACGATGCGCGCGCCGGATTCGCCGCTGGCGGCGCAACCGACCCAAAGGCCGATCATCGAGAACGCGGACGGGACCAAAACGATCGTCTCGCGCAACGGGCGCGACCTGATGTACCACATCGCGTGGACGATGCGCGAGGACGACGAAGAGACGTTCACGGAGCAGGTGCTGAGCGAAAAGACGCGCGACGAGTTCTACGAGCGCGGGTACGACCCCAAGTTGGCGTTCAAGGAAATGAAGCGCCGGCGCGAAGACCTGGAGAAGCTCTTTAAGATGCTTCCTTCGGGAGAACTCAGCCCGGGCGTGCAGCTCGAGACGGTCGGCGTGAACGTGATGCGGGTGCGCCTGCACTATGTGGACAGGGCATCGCTGCCGTGGTGCGGATTCGACATGATCCTCGAAGGATCAAACTGGAAACTGCGCTGGTTTATCGAGAACGACGGGAAGTGAAAGCCCTTGCGCTCTTCCAAACCGAGCGATTCATCGCGGGCCCGATCGCGCCTCGAGCGTCACGTCGATGTTCATTTCCTTGCCGTCGCGGATCAGCGTCACCTTCACCACGTCGCCGGGCTTGGCGGCGTTGAAATAGGGCATCCACTCCTCGACACTCGAGATGCGGTTGTCGTTCCACTTGATGATCAGGTCGTTGGCCTTGACGCCCGCTTTCGATGCGGGCGTTTCGGGCAGAACCTCGCCGACGAGCACGCCCTTTTCTTCACCCGAGTAGTCGCCCGGAGAAATTCCGAAGCGGATTCTGCCGCGGGTCGGAGGAGGAGGCTGATCGCCCTCGGTCGTCACGACGTTGGAAGGCGACGTGAAC
The DNA window shown above is from Phycisphaeraceae bacterium and carries:
- a CDS encoding phosphoribosylglycinamide formyltransferase; this translates as MPTDSIRSPRLAVMISGGGRTLLNLLARIEKRELAAEIALVMASSECTGAAKSREAGLTTLVIPGRIAREKLESVLDEHRIDWVVLAGYLKLVDIPPAFDGRVVNIHPALLPRHGGAGLYGHHVHEAVLKAGDKVSGCTVHLCDSRYDTGPIVLQREVPVLPGDTPDSLASRVFAAECEAYPEALKKLFAGWRP
- a CDS encoding STAS domain-containing protein: MSQSSFVSNNLVGNVMVSRLEREKITEHECQVVLAELTNAASQCHNHLAVDLSMVTLIASAGLGALITLNKTIKGKGGKVVFFNMSEELMQVFKLTRLNTLLTIVKDRDAAVKAAL
- a CDS encoding acyl-CoA thioesterase, whose protein sequence is MTQTSPRRLALRVTTMPRDTNHYGTIFGGVILSYIDQAGFVEACHHGRHRWVTAAIDRVEFKAPVHVGEVVNFYGTTTRLGTTSATVLVEVEAEREKDGKLVPVTAATLVMVSVDQNGKPIPFRQPPTA
- a CDS encoding DinB family protein yields the protein MSDAGNGNSGCCGGKGGGTASGGGCGCQTGSQKLVIPAGTAKEIAALPTSEMLSRYRRGVGNYDPRVFSLSAEQLDMAFLPDANVGRWSVRMLLGHMADAEIVFVHRMRRAIAEDRPLLAVWEENAFIDSGLYAIPREVQQGDPASLIGGFVAVLHTMRMWSFQWLSGLKPEQFDRIAMHPERGEQRVRDILSYAIWHVEHHARFLQLKCDRMLGPVEEPAAAGAAAASGGCCGGGAHQHG
- the nadB gene encoding L-aspartate oxidase, with translation MDRLFDQRRYLIPYRSSLLPQIFTDTLVIGAGVAGLRAAVAAAEHGDVIVLSKGDLRGTNTAWAQGGIATVLTKGDTVESHVQDTLAAGAGLCEEGAVREIVESGPERLRELMTWGMRLDKNSEGELAVGREGGHSASRIVHTDGDATGRELQRCLSEKVRKTSGVRVFENCFALDLITPGDEPGAPVMGAITHHPKHGLQMIWAKATILASGGAGVLFRETTNPPLATADGIAMAYRAGATVRDMAFVQFHPTTLYLPGAARWLITEAVRGEGAHLLDSSEHRFMVDVHPLAELAPRDVVSRAIVRQIAKQASGAGGSHVWLDCRHVRGFADRFPGMTALLRRFDLDPSEDLIPVHPAAHYMVGGVRTDLSGRTDVPGLYAAGEAASMGLHGANRLASNSLLEGLVMGEIAGRVCSEMKTNGHSNNKPAGWSARPAPIPIVSDIRPSEHGELDLDDVRSSLRSAMWKNVGIERSGGKLSDVCDMMDFWARYTLDKIFDDTAGWEVQNMLLVGSLVARSALWREESRGCHARSDFSKPEAAFEAHDCFRRGQQQVQVQPLSGAPERRGALV